Proteins encoded together in one Ignavibacteriales bacterium window:
- a CDS encoding response regulator transcription factor — protein MKVIIIEDDKELRETYVQIIREVSNFSCVGAFSDCESAIDSLDDVVPDIILMDIGLPGMSGIEGAKVMKSLHPSIEIIMLTIYEDEDKIFQSICAGVSGYILKNSRPAEIVRAMKEIHNGAPMSAPIARRIMSFVRQSAPTKDNDFNLTTREIDILQLIVEGNSDRMIAEKLFISIHTVNSHLKSIYGKLHVHSKPQAVSAALKHRIV, from the coding sequence ATGAAAGTTATAATTATAGAAGATGACAAGGAGTTGCGGGAAACTTACGTACAGATAATAAGGGAAGTAAGCAATTTTTCCTGTGTTGGCGCTTTCAGCGATTGCGAATCGGCAATAGATTCTTTAGATGATGTAGTTCCTGATATAATTCTGATGGATATTGGATTGCCGGGTATGTCGGGCATTGAAGGAGCAAAAGTCATGAAGTCTCTTCATCCATCAATCGAGATTATCATGCTGACGATATATGAGGATGAGGATAAAATATTTCAATCGATTTGCGCCGGTGTTTCGGGGTATATATTGAAAAATTCTCGCCCCGCAGAAATTGTGCGTGCGATGAAGGAAATACACAATGGTGCGCCGATGAGCGCTCCAATTGCCCGACGTATTATGAGCTTTGTTCGACAATCAGCGCCGACAAAAGATAACGATTTCAATCTTACAACACGCGAAATAGATATCCTCCAGTTGATCGTAGAAGGAAACAGCGACAGGATGATTGCAGAAAAATTATTCATCAGCATTCATACAGTTAACTCTCATCTTAAAAGTATTTACGGTAAGCTCCACGTTCATTCCAAACCACAAGCGGTTTCAGCGGCTCTTAAACACCGTATAGTCTGA